From Gossypium raimondii isolate GPD5lz chromosome 11, ASM2569854v1, whole genome shotgun sequence:
ACGAACTAAATCAATAAGACCtcaccaatttaattaatatcacGATCAcgagttaaaataaaaaaataaattcacaaatcaCGAGTTAAggattaatagtaaaatttatggattaaagAAACATGAGATACAGTCATATAATGAGTGAAAACAATATTCGATCAATccaaagaaattatgaaataaaaataaaccccTTTTCTACTCCCTTTCATCATACTTCGtccattcattttaataatcttttCTCGGAATAATAAtcgaaaaataagaaaaactaaaaaaaaaaaaaagtcggTGACACGTGGGTAGCGTAACCAGCTTCCAATGTTTCCAATTTGATACTCAACCTTTATGCTTTCctactatatatataaacactCATAGTCGGCCAATGCCCCATCTTATATATaccaaatcaaattttacaCCAAGAGCTACCAAATCTAGTTTTTTCGTAttcttctttgttctttcttCCTCGTTCAATGGCTACTCTTCAGCTTTCCATTACGTTGGCCATGTTCTTCCTTCAACTGTTATCAGGTCATTCATGAACTCACACTTCACTTACCATTTGCCCAACTATATTTCTCATTCGTTGATGttggttttaattttagattgGTTTTCTTGTTTTACAGGTGCTCATTCATCGACGTTTTCTATCGTAAACAAATGCAGCTATACCGTTTGGCCAGGGGTGCTATCAGGTGCTGGAACCCCACAAATTTCACCTACAGGCTTCGCACTTCAACCAGGCCAATCGACGTCCATCCCTGTTCCAACATCTTGGTCGGGTCGGATATGGGGTCGAACCCTTTGCACCGAAGATTCATCCGGTAAGTTCTCTTGTCTCACCGGAGACTGCGGCTCATCGACACTTGAATGTTCTGGTGGTGCAATCCCTCCTGCCACCCTTGCGGAGTTTACACTCAATGGTGCTGGGGGAATGGATTTCTTTGATGTCAGCCTTGTTGATGGTTACAATCTACCAATGATGATATCCCCACAAGGTGGAACTGGAGCTAACTGTACCTCAGCTGGATGTGCTGCGGATTTGAACGGTGATTGTCCTATGGAGCTTAAGGTTGTCGATGGGAGTGAAGGGGTTGCTTGTAAGAGTGCCTGCGATGCTTTTGGGGACCCCCAATATTGCTGCAGTGGAGCTTATGCTACCCCAAATACGTGCAAGCCCAGTACTTACTCGCAATTCTTCAAAACAGCGTGTCCCACAGCTTATAGCTACGCCTATGACGATGGAACCAGTACCTTCACTTGCGCTGGTGCAGATTATGTTATTACTTTCTGCCCTTCCCCTTCCACCAGGTAATAAACTAATAATCATTTGTCACACCCTAAATCTTATTGTTGAAATTTCTTTATTCTCAAAAGGTTTTTCAGTTTCCAAGTCGGTTAAGGGAGTCACATGGGGGACCTCAAATTGATTGGTCCCAGATATGGCTTCCAcgttcatattttaaatgcttTATTTATATCTTCATGTGTATGCTTCAAGTCTAAAAAATCAGCACCGTCCCATGCTGCAACTGCTGAACGCCATTTGTATTTACACGCAACCATTTCATCACATCACAGGCTTTAAATTTGTTGGTTGGATTTTGGCAGCTGACTTGATTTGCGTTTGTTTTGCAGTGTGAAATCCTCCAATCCCATGGCGGTTGACATCTCATCAACCGGTTCCCAGCCTACTTCATCAGCTTTCATTGGTGGTGCCATCACCACCACTTTGGCGGTATTATGGCAGTTGCGGCATCTCTTTTGAGAAATGACAACCATTTTTAATTCGGTAATCTTGACCACTCCGCAAAGATGGGTCCCAGCAATTTGCAGGCCACTGTCCAAACATCCAATAATATTAATCACGGACCTGCAATTTCCATCTccaacttgaaagaaaatatctCTTTAGTATAGGAACAAAAGAtagaaatatattcatatatgatACATCATCGGCTACTTTTTCAGACAGAATCTATTGAAGGAAAAAGAGCTGGCAAATTGAGGGCTTATTCTTCGATTGATTTAGTAATGAATTTGTAGGAAGAGACAATGATTAGTTGGCTACGTAAAAATTTTTTAGCAAGTGCCTCCTATTTCTTTCCTAATGCCAACGGAGACGAGTTCATTTGTCACTATTTGTTTATAATGAAgtgcattttctttttttcttttccctgtTTCCTATGCCAGATGAcagttatataattattatttttgtttgagaTTTGGCAATCACAACtcataacttaattattttaccaATCATGATTGTTAAATAATTGATTACATTTGATGTAGTCCAAATATCAATTTCTTAAGAGGTGGATCTGAGCATGTTAATTTATACATGAATGATcagaacctttttttttttttaaatgggaaTGCGGTAGGAAATGTCCAATTTGATATTAAGTCCTTTGTGGAAATAAAACATTTGATTGGAAGATTGTGGAGGATAAAATCTGGATGGTTTCACATTAGAATCGTAAATGGACGAAGAGATGGCAACAAAGGTACCTCGCTAAAGGTCTACCCCAACAAGGAGGCTACCTTGTCTACTGTAAGTCTCGTCTAGGATCATGGATACATCACTCAACCACTCTAACAATCCAATCATTTTGATAAGATGATTGTCACTTGTTAGCCACATAGCTTGTAACCCAGCCACATCATATCACATTGCCGACATAACAAGGGAACCATCGAGTGACAAGTCCACTTATCAAATGAGGACACGTGGCATAGGAAAGTTAACCTTAGATACCCCTCCTAACCTATGGCAaaggatttttatctttttccttcattctcCAATCTTCTCCTTTCTCTACTCTCTTTTTAACTCCCTATAGTACCTCTACCATCTCATTCTCCCTTCACCGCTCTTTGCCTTTAGGGTGAATTGTCGTCTCTAGTATCATCCACATTTTACCTTAAATATTGGTACAAAGCATGGACAAACGTAGCTCACTCCGACTCAAGCACTCTCGTAAATAGAAATGAACAAGAACATAGGTCAAGCATAACCTTAAACAACCCAAGACCAACATAAACCGATGCATGACAAACATTTCCTCAACCACAATGACAACCAAGTCACCATTACGACCCATAGACCCATATGACCTCATTACCCAAATATTAAACTCAAATACCTAAATCAACACCCCCACCCACTACCTCCTTAAAGCCACCCTTACACTACTCACGATAAGAAAATTTCACATAATCCAAACTCTAGCTTGCAGTGGTTCACAAAAATGTAAGAAAAATGAGAATTCCTTAAGAGAAGACTCTTTGTTGCAATAGCAAGAAGTAAACGTgtgaaacaaaaatatcatcaaaggGATTAAAGCAAATAGAAACCCTTAAAAACAAAATCCCCAATTTAATTTGCCCAGTCCTTTCCCAATAGGTGAAGGAATCCAATAGTAGATAGAAATTCATCAATAAATCCACCATATTAGCCACAAATAAAAAACCCTCAATAGTAAGCTTGTAACACCCCACCTCGACTCGATCACCAAATTCGAATGTGAGATGCTACATTTGTTGTCGAAGCAACTACAATTTTATTTACATGTCTAATAAACATGTCATACAAGCCATTAGGTtccaaaacttaattaaatacattatttaatcaaattacgGGTTATAAACGAGCTTAAGAAAGCTCTTTTGAAATATCGTGATAAATGAgggactaaaacataaaaatttcaaaatacaaagGTAATGTCGTGACCATGATGAGGCATGTCGCGACACTAAGGGTAGAAGCATGACGTCGCGACTTCAGTAGAGGAACATCGTGACCTTGAAGATAGGGGGCTTATTGTCGCAACCTCAGTATGGGAGAATCACGACTACAAAAAAAGAAGCTCAATGTCGCAGCACCAATAGGGGAGTGTTACAACCTTGGTAAAGTAACAAgtaatatatgtattatatttataactttGTAAGAATTATATAAAGCTTTCaccaaaatgttttaaatttagtttgatttttaGTAGTGACATGACGTACTAGGATCCTATTTTAGGGTCGGGTCTAGCGTGTTACAAATTAGATGCCCCTCTTTTCTAGTAAAATTAGGGGATTTGTTTTTCTAtcagataaatattatttgtattatacTAATTCAATGAGGATTCTTCAATCTCTCCaaataaatagatgacactgaTAGGGCTAAATACACACAATTTTAAGATATTGTTGTTCTACCtgaaaatatttagaatttattttttaagtataaatttaatttttggggaataacaattctaccaatTTCTATAGAGAGAGATTTAttttcctactaaaagtaagaaaattattgtTGGCTTGGTGTTTAATTCATGGTTGTTTGAACTCACAGTCGAAGCAATTTTCGGTACGATGATAAAGGAGAAGGTCGTTCAGTTGAAAGCTGAAAACATCTAGGATCTATCTCGCACAAAGCACAGGtactttttgggaaaaaattattattataaatatcacaaatcggctcagttttcaaaattttttaattctttacttTGAGagaacattatttttaaatcaatctTTTTCCAACATCTCACACCTACAAGAGGACCAAAGGTGAAATCTTAATGATGGGAAATGTGTcaatattgtagtaaacatgtatatgttttctatgtatttgaacaatgaataaataaatttcacatttcactaatatgtcttttgtatttctggctttcatattttgcatgcatagcgaaattgtgacaaacaaatattagttcattgattgtctaagttcaagcTGATGATAAGTGGAACtataagaatgtttacattgcgagaaagacaacttacttcagtagataatctaaacgagtctgtaatctcgtaaaagaatcaaagtgatcattttattcaattacttagaaggattattatgtcgtctacaattccaattggggagttgactagtcttggctatcgagCAGTTGACTTcatgggtagagacatagatgtattcattggcagaatgatacattggactagacccaagatgaGTTAATTCTGAAtctatttgtgaattaattcacttgtgacgttcatggtgtgatttacctaaatcctagttagtcactgaccatacGTATGtaactcattttttttttatataagtagaggcttatgctctaaaaataattgaaccgatagccggtatgttgggtacatgacttgtgtatggcatggctttactagcaataaTGGAAtttatagctcaattaaagagttaacgatatcctctcattaacATTGTGTAggttgataaatatgaaacgtgGTCATAGGTTGgttgttctcgaacgagcaatttatcacaatcatttgttgacaatgatcatattaattattaagaaaacataatggtgacaatgagataaaatatgattgtattaagtgaatggatttaactcaaaagaatcaaggatatcatattaAGGTAACATACACATGGCGAGGTCATTGGATAaaatagttggatgaattgctttcgtaaaaagtatataataagGAGTTTTTAATCATGGTACTttttgtggactgactccatgattaagtaattgtgaattatcggaacgatgcttctagacataatttcaattactagagcctaattgtatatgtctgattggtccttCCGCTAACTCAACAAAAGCCCGATCGAAttgtatttgaatcaaatagaaattctacgactttggaaataatttaattaactcgatttattcggtttggaattaaattgggtggtcgtaagaattgttcaactagagaatttgattaaagaattttcttgaaaaattaatttggaaaatctaagtggtttttgagaaaattaattttgatcaagtaaaattaaattaatcaaattaattaaaattaatatgatatttttgaaaactaatttttcaagtcagacaattggcccaatgtgtaattgaacttgaaagttAGACCTAAGATCATAAATTGAGTCTGGGAGCTCAAAATCGAGACCAAGACTCAAAAATTGGTCGAACTGAACCTAGTATGTAACGATCCGAAACTTAGCAATGTTTAAAAGTGTGGTTTTGAAACCTTGTTTTTGTAAAccggactcgtaaatatttttattgagtaTTTACAGAGTTACCTTAGAAGCGAATTGAATTTCAGTTaggtaattttattgatttaggGCTTATTTCGCGTACAGGGATTAAATCACTAAAGTAGTAAATGGGTGAACCGAAGGGGAAAAAGAGAAGAACGTTTGGCCTTAAGGCTCAAATATTCCAAACTTCaattggttaatttaatttagttttttttttgtaatttttatgttatcgGAATTTTGGTATCTCGAATTAGCTGAGCTATGTCCTATTTTCTGGTACTGCTTAATATTAAAGATGTTACCACTAgttagttaaatttttagagactaatttgaaagatttttaggttagaagtgaaaaatgactaaattgtgaagttaattattgattttgagcaatatggaccaaattgtgaaaaatttaatatttagggGTAGAAATGAGAATTAAGGAATTAAATTTGGCTTGGAgtgaaattgattttaaaattttgggttaaatgtgGAAGTTAAGCTAGTCCcgattttagggattaaattgaataaagtgtaaaagttatataaattagcaattaaatgtgaaattgtttgtGTATTGATGATATGTATGGTTTATTTATTAACGTAGCTAACGTTGACCTAGATTCCttgaaaaagaagggaaaagacAAGTTCATCGATGAATAGCTCGGAGTTTACGGTTTatgtttctataatccaaactaATTTACAATTTGTTGCATATTGATTTGTTTGTTCATGGTAAACATTTGAGGTGAGATTTCTTGTTCAATTGGGCTTAATTGAATCAATTGATGATTATGTGAACTTAATTGTGCATATTTGAGAAATATATGTACttttataaatgtatgaattgaatatatatatgtcacGATACTATGCTTGTTATTAAGTTgaataagtgtatatatatgttgagaataaatgtgaatttgaaatattggttggtattgaaatatgaaataaaaacctattaactgttcggatcaagtcggatatagatgacatgccataggataagaaaattttagggttaCTTCGACTATGagtgatgaggcactgggtgtcaacttatAATAGCGTCGGGGCGCAATTATCTGCTTCGGATCTATccaatgaggcactgggtgtcaaattagtgtgttggttggatccgtgtatccgtctaAGTCGTGTTAATAAGGAAAGtaaatggtaaacttgagttaTCGATTTTGAAGTGACAAGttttattgaaatgaaattgttATTGAAATAGCAagtgatatgaaatgaaatgtgtaCTAAAAATTGAAATGGGAAATGGATATGTATGAGTTGAATTTGATATGTATTAGTATTAGTAAAATGTTTAAGGTAAAATAATGTTTATATGAAATTGCACATTTGAAATGATATTAGCACAGCATTATCTAGTCTTAATTTAAGCATgtaaatgtatttatattttggttttaatgttCGGATTATTGAAATACCACTAAGttactcagcgtacgattttatttttcgtacGTAGGTTAGGTACTATACGGTTCACTCATCAATTCAGCATCCAACGACAATTCTGAACTCAAGTGTTAGCCATGCTCTTATTTTGGTTTGGCATGCACCTAGAAAGTCTTTTGAGTTTTAAAGctcattttgtaatttaacggttagtttgtgttttggttggtaatttataaaagtatgtgtttatatatttgAGTGTGAAAGTAATGGTAGTAGCCTTGTTGATGATGAcatgtttggttgaatgattTCCATGCTTAATGTCTAAATAGATGAGATAACCCCATGGTATGACTATATGATGCTTGGGTAGTTGAAGGAGTGAGAATTGAATTGGCATTTTGTATGTTCTTCTAGTTTTGTGtggtaataataaaaatggttgaGGTGTATCAAtgatttattgatttaattgtatatacatatgtaattaattagttttgaaTTGTGATACATTGTTTAGAGATCTAGGTTGTTGATTTTAATGGTGTGTTCAagatgaaattaatgtttttgaaCTAAGTTATGCATTTATAAATGTATCTAAGCTTACCATTTGAGTTTATATGAATTTGAGCATGAAATGAAccttttaatatagtttttaccATTCTTGAACCCATGTATCGATATTTTTGGCATTAATATCGATACTTGTTTTATGTGcgattttaaaacaaaagaatgttaaaatggtattgatttttatttaagtatcgatacttttcataaaatatcgataccataaaataattatcgATACCCTTGTTTtgcaaagaaaacataattgaattttggtattgattttcaGTAAGGTATCGATTCGATATCAATACCAAATGTgggttttcaaaattgacatttaaactttaaaattttacaattcaatcctacTATATGCCCAAATTCACAATTAGATCATTgtagaattcaaaatttctaatatgttcaaatatatatatgatttaatgataaattacTGAGTTTTTGTTTAGTAAAGTATTTGTCGATTGTTAAATTTTGTCATAGCATCTTATTACTCGGGTCTAACGATTGggtcgggtatggggtgttacatggtaTGTGAAACCGAGCCGACAGTCCAATAGGTGGCTAGACCGAATATGTAGGGCTATCACTGGCCCAAACCGAACCAGCTCTAGGTGTCGGCGGCATTCTAGTGGCCAAAAAATGGTCGGCGACAGTGAGTCTTTGGTGGTTGAGCAGCAAAAGAATTACACTCCTACTAGGACTCTATTAGAGaatttaatttcagattatcttgtagataaatattctattaatttaataagatttaatattaaatttaatctaatatttatcttgataagtattatattaatttaatattaacatGGTTAAGTTTAATCagagttgaactctctaaactctccctatataaagagaacCTTGAGTCATTATTTcatacacttgaattcaagagagttgtagagagaaaattctccaaagagattatttcaaaaaatttctaaaaatatttttcttatttttaacttgacccaaaagtttagagaactTGTGAAATTACcccattggtaatttttgtgaaaatttttctaattcgaaACGAGCTCACACTTGGCAGACGTGaacttgaggatagcggagaagactactcagtcgaagcatcatcctagacgaatcgaaaaggtacaattttgattaagtgtttattactttagatatcacaatcaagttcttgttttggagtttctttttaaaactttggtttttccctaaatttatttttcgcttCGTTTTTTAAACCTGATTTTCCAACAAGCATACATTTGGGAGGCAACATTTTTCTAACCTTTGTAGCTTGTTACATCACCAGAGAATGAAAAGAGGTGATGGACAACGCTAACAAGAAGgaagaaaaactaaaagaaaaccCTCCAATAGGTTTGAGATTTATACCCCATTGTTGATTTACCTACTTATATTTTCAGCCAGATAAAAATCAAGGAATTTTGGACCCTCCATCGCCTATGAGGCTTAGCTAAAACAAAAGCCAATCAGCACACATGTTTCAAATCCATAATGCTCCCGAACAAAAATACAATGTTGTTGATATATCACAATTCATTGTGGTAAATTAAGCTCTTTTCACCACTTAATGAGCTTGTATTCAGGtgattttatatcttttaattttttttaaacttagttatttttaaatgtaagtTTAATAAATTGAGCTTTTAGTGTTGTTTTATGACTTGTTAGGCCGATCTGAACCTAAGGAGGAACTAGCATGTTGATTTAGTGTGCATGACGATATTGTAAGTCGATGAGTCAATGGATTACCCCAGATGTCACAACATTCAAAAGGAATGTCGCAACACCCAACTTCGAACCAAGAGGGGGGAAAACATAGCCATTGATGTTGTGACAACCACAAGGGCATGTCGCAACATTCAAGTTCAAACCAAGAGGGAGCATTAGGCGTTCAATGTTGCGAAATCGGTTTGACGAGGCCCAAAAATAATGCAAGGGTGTTTTTTATCCACACAATCATATTTGACTTGTTAGCCTGTAATTGACCTAATTAGGTCATGCTACACAGCTACTATATATATCAACTCAAAACAATAGATTAAGGACTTTTTTCTATAGATTTCTTTATATAGATTTCAATTTAGCTTTCAGTAAATTAGGGTTTtgcttttatgttttcttagtcAGGAGATTTCTATTCCAAAGTTGAGACAATTGCGAACGGAGAATGTTCCAGATTTGTGCTGTTAAATCGATTCATCAATAAGCATTCTCTTtgtcattcttttatttatatcttttttcattatttttttaattgaatgtttgtgcaaatattagaataaacttttacatttatatatatctcACATGAATCAATTGGTTAACTAATTAATCGATTAAGTGAATAACTATctaaaattgagtatttatttaagttttcaaaagaaattagtATACTAGGATTGACAACCCTAGTAAAACATCTAGACAGGTGAGACCGAAAGGGTATCATGTTGGGTAAACCTTTAGTAGACTTGTGTTGAGCGTGAGACCGAATGGGTATCTGTGTGCTTAAGTGAGATAGAAAGGGTATCTTAGGTAATAACTCTTAGTGAAGATGAGACTGAAAGGATATTCCTAGTTAAAAGTGgtaaataactcaattaaaggtAGTTATAggcttaattaataattagtaATTCAATTGATTCTAGGCTAGGTAGATTGTATTGTTGAAATTAGGAATAGGAAGTTTCGATAGTTTAACTTAGGTTCAGGTTTAGTTTAATCTTATTATCTTTATTActatcttaatttggaattcacATTACTAATTCATGACTAAACTAGACTAGAAATCATTTTCAGATGATTAATTTAGTGATAATTCTCTCTAATCTAGTAATCCTTAGGGTACGATCTTCAGAATACTTCCAAAGTGTCTCGTTGTAAActtaaactatattacaatttgacctatTCACTTGCAGATACCGCACTTAATATATATACTCAATTGCGTAGTATAAGCCCCGGTGCACGCATGTTGGGGCATGGTCAGTTACTGTTGGGCATAACATGAAAGTATATGTTGACGATATGTTGGCGAAGAGTGCACCCATGGAGCAACATGTAAGGGGTGTACAAAAGGTATTTACCATTCTTAGATCCTACAACATGAGATTGAATCCTTCTAAGTGTGCCTTCAGCGTAAGTGCTAGAAAGTTCATTGGATTCATGATATCCAGTAGAGGAGGCGAACCTAGAGAAAATCTAGGCTATGCTAGATTTCCCTTCCCCTAAGAacacaaatcaaataattttttgtcaaaaatggTAGACAAGTGTCTACCTTTCTTCAAGGCCTTCAAAGCACCTTTCAAATAGAAATAGGCTTATAAAATTCCTTCGACCAAGTGAAAATATATCTGAGTTCCCCTCCTTAATTTACTGACTTCACCATCCTTTAAGGTCCTTTTAAACATGTACTCAGGAAACATCATATGAGATAGTGGTGGCAATCTTGATCAAGGAAGAAGCAACTTGCTAGAATCCTATTTATTATGCTAGTAAGGCCCTACAAAATGGCGAACTTAATTATCCGAAGGTGGAAAAGGTAGCCTTCTCTCTAGTAGAAGCAAATAAGCTTTGCCAACATTTTCAAGCACACCGTATATCAATGTTGTTAAATCATCCTCTTAAGGTATGCTTCACTCCACTTAGCCCTTAAGACATACTTCATATTTTGAGAAGTTTGTCCTTCAAGGCACGCTTTGTTGTGTATAGCCTTCAAGGCATGCTTCGTTTTATTTAACCTTCAAGGCATATTTTATCTTCTCAAAAGCTTAGCCTTCACTACACTGAACCTTGAAAGTATGTTTTGTTATACTATTTAGCTTTCAAGTTTTATCAAGCAAGTCTCACATTTTCAAGAATGCAAGCCTTCTTAGGCAACAAT
This genomic window contains:
- the LOC105803701 gene encoding pathogenesis-related thaumatin-like protein 3.5, translated to MATLQLSITLAMFFLQLLSGAHSSTFSIVNKCSYTVWPGVLSGAGTPQISPTGFALQPGQSTSIPVPTSWSGRIWGRTLCTEDSSGKFSCLTGDCGSSTLECSGGAIPPATLAEFTLNGAGGMDFFDVSLVDGYNLPMMISPQGGTGANCTSAGCAADLNGDCPMELKVVDGSEGVACKSACDAFGDPQYCCSGAYATPNTCKPSTYSQFFKTACPTAYSYAYDDGTSTFTCAGADYVITFCPSPSTSVKSSNPMAVDISSTGSQPTSSAFIGGAITTTLAVLWQLRHLF